The DNA window TACTAATTAGTACACCATTGGGTGTCCAATCGAACTGGAGGTTGAGGTTCCGAAACTTCTCTAATAATCCATGTTCTAACATCATCAACTCTGCAACCCGAAATTCCTTCCTGCTTAAGGCATCCGCTACTTTATTAGCCTTCCCTGGATGGTACTTCAGTTCAAAGTCGAAATCTTTaaggtactccatccatctcctttgtcgcatgttcaactctttctgatcgaaaAGGTACTTtaagcttttatgatcactgaacatctcaaagtgaactccatacaagtagtGACGCCATACCTTGAGTGCAAAGACTATTGCCGCAAGCTCAAGATCATGAGTagggtaattctcttcatgagatttCAATTGTCGAGACGCATAAGCCACGACTTTaccatcttgcatcaatactccgcctaaacctctcttagaagcatcacagaacACTTCGTAAGATCGGTCTGGGTCTGGAATCACTAGTACAGGTgcagtagtcaacttcttcttaagtttctgaaaactctCCTCACATTCGGAGTCCCACTCAAATGCAACCTCCTTCCGGGTAAGTCTTGTCAATGGTAACGCTAATTTAGCGAATCCCATGATAAATCTCCGGTAATAACCTACCAAACCCAGGAAACTTCTGACTTCTGTCACACTCTTCGGTCGATCCCAATTCACCACcgcttctactttagaaggatccactgccACGCCTCCTCCTGAAATGACGTGACCAAGGAAACTTACTTCGGatagccaaaattcacacttactgAACTTGGCGTACAATTGCTTCTCTCGAAGGGTAGATAACACAATCCGCAAATGCTCTACGTGTTCTTCCGGGGAACGTGAATACACCAAgatgtcatcaatgaagatcaCTACGAACTGGTCCAGGTACGGTTGAAAAAttcgattcatataatccatgaaaaccgccgaagcattagtcacaccaaaaggcataactaaaaactcgtaatgaccataccgagTTCTGAAGgcagtcttaggtacatctgagCTCTTAACCCGAATTTGATGATATCCTGACCtgagatcaatcttcgagaacacactggctcctttcaactgatctaggaggtcatcaatccgcggTAAGGGGTATTTGTTCTTTATAGTGACCTTGTTCAGCTGACGATAGTCGATGCACAAACGCATACTCCCATCCTTCTTTTTCACCAAtagaacaggagctccccatggagaaacactgggcCGAATAAAATGCTTAGCTAGAAGCTCTTCCAGCTGGCTCTtcagttctctgagttcaataggagacatcctatatggagtgatAGAAACTGGGGCAGTGCCAGGAATAAGATCAATTGAGAATTccgcttccctttccggaggaagagaagtgatatctTCAGGAAAGACATCAGGATATTCGCACACTACAGGTATTTCCGACAATACCACCCTCACGGAGGGTTCCTCGGAAAGAACCAAAAGAAAAGATCTTTCTTGTGAAAAGAGATAATTGACCGCGCTGATCGTACCTTCaatcaacttggtaattgcatcatcgGAGGATGTTTCTTTAGCAGGAATGAATATGGCTTTTTCCTTGCAACCAATATATACCGAAttaagagacaaccaatccattccaagaatgacatcaagTCTCTTAAGGGGTAAACAAATCAGATCGATCGGAAAGTCACAGCCATTAAAAGATACTGAACAATCCTTACAAATCAGTCGAGCCTCTACGGTATCATCTGTGGCTGAAGAAATGACCATAGGGTCGGGTAAGGGAGTAACTTCCAAGCCAAGTCGGTAAGCACACTCGGTAGAGATAAAGGAATGCGTAGCTCCGCAATCAACTAACACACATAAGGGTTGATTGTTTACATAACAAGTACCTGCGATGAGATTGTTGTTTCCTTTGGCCTTTCTTGCATCTAAGGTATAAACACGACCTGTAGTCTTCTCCTGATCTTTCTTCTTTGGACAAAACGGGGATTTGTGACCCGGCTCGCCACATCTGAAACAAGTAATTGGGGTAGGTTCACACTCCCCAGCATGTTTCTTCTTGCACTTGTGACAATAAGGAGGTTGAGCCGATTGGTCGCCATatccttgcttcttctttggtggaaAACCACGGGGCTTCAGGTGTTGAGCAGATTTCCCTTGTTCCCTGTAGTTAGTCCTGTTCTGGTTCCTCTCCTCTTGCACCCTCTTTAGGCTGTTCTCCGCCACATAACATTGCCTCAAACATTCAGCATAAGTAGTaaactccctctgggacacactatgagcaatgtcggccctcaaacccatcaAGAATTGATCAATCTTCCATAACTCATCAGGAGCATAAACAGCCTGTCGTGAGTAATCAGCCATATCTTCAAACTTTTCAGCATACTCGGAAACAGACAAGTTGCCTTGCTTGAAATTCTGgaattctctttctctttggGTTCGAACACTATTGGGGAAATACTTCTCCAGAAATGCCGCCTTGAAATGATGCCAGTCTTTAGGGATCTCCTGAGTAGTGAAATAGGTAGATGCAGTATTCCACCACCGAAGAGCTGGTCCTTTCATCTTCTGGGTagcaaagatcaccttctcttcttcGTTACACTGGATTGCCTGGAATATCCTCTCCATACTAGCCAACCAGTCATGAGCTATTACTGGGTCTAAGCCACCTGCAAACTCTGGGGGATCCATTCTGAAGAAAGCACGAAAATCTGGCCCTGCTGGAGCTTGGGGAACAGGAACCGGAGCAGGAGGTTGTTGTCCTTGCATACCCTgcatcatctgcatcatcatctgattctgctgttgcatctgttgcattatcTGCTGCCAAGGTACGCCTGCATTCCCAGCTGCTTGCTCGGTTTCCACATTCCTAGTTCtcggccttccgggacctctgcgctgctcagccatctccctgtctgtcctacacacggaattaagttgatcaggctcaatgccatagGTAAGACACACGGAATCATGCCGgctatacacatatgaggcaaAATTGTGCTGCATTATGATGTGTCTTTAGcaaagccgagaatcgacctgctctgataccaactgtaacaccctacacatatttgtctagaataatatgcataaagtattatataTGGTTCATAAAGACAATGATTACATAATGTCGCAGCGGAAAGATAGTAATAAAAACATCACAAGCACGAGGTACaagagccgaatgtatcatggccaaaatgataATACATCCAAAATAGTACAATATCCAATAAAGTACTACAAAAGCATAAAATGCGAACAAAAGATAATATCTAGCATCAACGCCAAAGGACTAATCCGCCTTGCCTTTGCCACGATCTTGCcttgaaccacctgaaaaagatagaattggaatgggatgagattactaaatctcagtgagcccgcctatcctattagtccactcggatctaaagggtacaTGCAAAACAAACGAATCCGCCATGGATTCGGgtaatcctcacatccggtacaagtacggagcaaccaAATGATTTatccaccattggactcatcACATACGAACACACAAatatatcacaaacaagtatgcaaaacccgtatcCTTATGCGGGGAATCAAGAAGTGTaataaacctcggctagattatggaatgaacgcaccctcgatgagtccacccatgcctagtgtcaagggacttgtacaagctcactgcaagagggttaaacgagtccacaagcctaaatggccgtaccatgacctggcctaattggcgtcattatcccgttaacctccttcacgctagtgggttacaccgagtacaaaccgccaccttgacgcatggtcccaccgggcgaaagcctagtattagtctacatgactttactagaggtgagttacaatcACTATGTAATAGCCTACATGGCTACATAGCCCCACCATACCGTGCGCACAAAAGTGTCATCGTCAATGAGTATAGGCCCCTCACGGCACTCACGAGAACACTAccacggtagctcaggtgcgcgtCCTCTGATCATAACATCGGACTATTCCACGGACCTCATGGTCCAGGATAATACCTTACATCATAGTAAGAAGTATATCCCAACCTAACCCCCGgccactccgattcaagcatacgcacACATATCAAGTGTAATATCATAACACAAGCCAATCCGAATGTTCAACCAAAACATTGGACATCAATATAGATTCATACTTATCTCATCAAAAGTATTCGGAATCAAACACAATTGTATAGTCAAGGATTTATGGAATATACCTATCCAACATTATGTATAATATTccacataaataaaatgaatagGATTATCGGTGATGGGTGTCATAAAACACCATTCTCCGGACGTTCATatgcataataataatcaagGAGGGGTCCGGTTACGTTTAGAATCAGAAACTGCCCTCAGGGGGAGGAAAAATAAAATTCTGCccagcactggccgcttagcggcctgtaagcgggctttccagtggcgaaccacAACTGTttccccgcttagcggcctcacgtccgctCAGCGGGCTcgcgatttttatttttttcttcacaacAGCATCCTCCGCTCAACGGGCAGACTGGGCCCGCTCAGCGGAACTGCGAATTTCTGGAAAAGTGCCCAGTACCGCTTAGCGGTcttagcccgcttagcggccCATAGCAGAAACAGAAAAACGCAGAACTCATCAGTTCTGCCCTGGGGTACCCTAACCCCTTGAATCCACCTGCATGCACGAAATAGGTACATATCCAGCCAGCACATGGTATAAACAAGTGGTAAACAACATTAAAACATGTTATTAGCAAGAAATTGGGCATAATCTCTCAAAAACCCTTAAACCCCAAAAGTTCCCAAATCGAATCAAAACCCCATTTTCTATCTAGGGACTCACCTTTAGATGGAAGAAGTAGTCGAAACTGAGATGATTGGGGTGAAAATCGGAGCTTGAAGATGATTCTTGGTGCATGCAAGGTTGAAGAATGACAAGTCCTTCTCTCCCTCCTTCTATTTCACGTTCCTTCCTTCCTCTCCCTCTCCAAGAATCTGCTTTTGGAACAAGTGAGGGACCAAACAAGCCTTAGAGTTTATGGTGAGCAAAATGTCACAATTGCCCTCTAACTAAATCATAATGCCCATTTTGCCATCTAGTTCTATCTCAACCAACATCATTACTATTTTTCTAAAAAGAATTAAATAGGGTATTacaaaaaacattgttaattttaaatgcaaaatTATGAGATGATCAAaactatataaatttaaaatagggtAAACAATTTCCTAAATCAGGTAAAATAGGAATCAAAACTGTaagaaagtttattttatttgattggttctttattgatttaatttgacTTATATTgtgttatttgaatatttgattagatttgatatttttattaaagaGAATTGAATTAATTGAGTTCTTAATTCTTTAAACCTATCTTACTATTATAAATAGGAACCTTTATTCATGAAAAAGGGACAAACAAAAATCAGTGAAGACAAAACTAGTGAAAGAAGGAAGTCAAAAGGAAGTCAAAGGGTTggtaacttttttttctttcttgttttagAATTCATAGTCTTTTCTacttcttattttaaaatttttatgttACAACTTACTTTTatcatgattattattattattactattattattattattatgttatttatttgacaaTTAGTAATAAAACATAtactgaaattaaaatatttaaaaaactatTTGAAAAAATCGTGTGACAATGAGTTAGAATATTATGTGATAAGTTGCTCACTTATTATTAAGATAGCTTGTAATATGTctttctaaaatttaaatatcACTAAGCTAGTAATaggtattttaaaaattatataagcaaaagagaatataatttaaaaaaaattcaaaataaaaatttttaTATGATCCCTCATAGAAATTATTTTCAAGTAGATTATctattttctttgacttttttgAATTATAAAGTATCgagaaatatttataattaaatacaatttagaaaatcttattttaagagttttattttttagaaaaattatgTAGTAATTTTTCATGTTACAATTTAACCACAAATATCTATGTTatagaattttcaaatttttcttagattaaaataacaatttttttttaataaaatctaacaaatatataattaaaatattgaacctTATTAATCCAGCATGCATTCAAAAGATAGTAATTATCCTCATGTTCAAAAGGTAATAGTTATTTTTAACCACTTTGGAGTTAAttattgatcaaacaaatacaagttaaaataaatcatttataatattataattaaatttttaattgtatatattcgtGATTTTTCTCCCAAACTAATTTAatatatacaattttattatttctttattgaTTCAGTTGAACAATGAATGGAGAATACAGATGTAATGCACAAGGATGTAACCAATCCTTTAATTCTCTTCAAGCATTGCATGGGCATATGAGTGTTCACAAAGAAAATGATCCAAAACATTGTCCAAAATGCAATCGAATCCTTTCATCGGAAGGAGGTCTTAGAATTCATATGTCGAAGAAACATGGCGGATGGGAATATCATCCAGGAATTGATTTGAATCGTTTGCCTTAAAATATACATAAGAATTATGTATTATATTGATGAAtaattaagattttattttattgaaggTTACGATCTTTATATTTAAAAGTTATATGATTTGATTAGTTGATtacatatttttagattttattatgtCAAGGTGCATcaaagtgtgtatatatatatatatatatatatatatatatatatatatatatatatatatatatatatatatatatatatatatatatatatatcaatatttataacaaatagtataataatatattttaacacatatttccttttaacatcaaaatatattGATATTGAAAAAAACATGTTCTACGAAAATAGCTATATCGCCCAAAAAGtagaaaatttgattattttagaatacaaaaaatactaatattaatattactataaaattttgataataatattaaaattaattattaataaatttctttttattgcttTTATGTCTTCAATTTTCACCCATATCAGATAGGGAATTAAACTTAGATTTTGATTAGGGTTTTGGGATTTCTATAggtgaaattataaaatattttcattgatAATGATGGTAATAAGATGAAATTTAATGTTGATTAGGATATTATATAAAGACTAATTTATGAAGATTTATAATATATAGATATATGTGTCTTTGTAAATAAAAATTGTAACAAATTACTAATAATACTACTAAAATGTTGGagccatatttttattttgattcaaaatcccttattttaaaataaaatatattattagaaatacattaattttctaaattattaaaagtaaaaacggattaagatatgaaaatattatattttattggttACATTACTATTTTGATATTGGATTCATTAAATTTGTcctcttattttaaattcaaattattctAGTCTCCTCTCTCGTTTTTTGCATTGAAAATCAATGAGATGTtcattttttaacttatatttttatttataaagttcTACGATAATTTTATGTACTATTATTTGTCATGTTTCATAAGTAATTTGTCATTTAAAGAtaaaaacattgttaattttaaatgcaaaatTATGAGATTATCAAaactatataaatttaaaatagggtAAACAATTTCCTAAATCAGGTAAAATAGGAATCAAAACTGTaagaaagtttattttatttgattggttctttattgatTTCATTTGACTTATATTGtgatatttgaatatttgattagatttgatatttttattaaagaGAATTGAATTAATTGAGTTCTTAATTCTTTAAACCTATCTTACTATTATAAATAGGAACCTTTATTCATGAAAAAGGGACAAACAAAAATCAGTGAAGACAAAACTAGTGAAAGAAGGAAGTCAGAAGGAAGTCAAAGGGTTggtaacttttttttctttcttgttttagAATTCATAGTCTTTTctacttctttttttaaaatttttatgttACAACTTACTTTTatcatgattattattattattactattattattattattatgttatttatttgacaaTTAGTAATAAAACATAtacagaaattaaaatatttaaaaaactatTTGAAAAAATCGTGTGACAATGAGTTAGAATATTATGTGATAAGTTGCTCACTTATTATTAAGATAGCTTGTAATATGTctttctaaaatttaaatatcACTATGCTAGTAATaggtattttaaaaattatataagcaaaagagaatataatttaaaaaaaattcaaaataaaaatatttatatgatcCCTCATAGAAATTATTTTCAAGTAGATTATctattttctttgacttttttgAATTATAAAGTATCgagaaatatttataattaaatacaatttagaaaatcttattttaagagttttatttttttgaaaaattatgtagTAATTTTTCATGTTACAATTTAACCACAAATATCTATGTTatagaattttcaaatttttctaagattaaaataacaatttttttaataaaatctaacaaatatataattaaaatattgaacctTATTAATCCAGCATGCATTCAAAAGATAGTAATTATCCTCATGTTACAAAGGTAATAGTTATTTTTAACCACTTTGGAGTTAAttattgatcaaacaaatacaagttaaaataaatcatttataatattataattaaaattttaattgtatatattcgtGATTTTTCTCCCAAACTAATTTAatatatacaattttattatttctttattgaTTCAGTTGAACAATGAATGGAGAATACAGATGTAATGCACAAGGATGTAACCAATCCTTTAATTCTCTTCAAGCATTGCATGGGCATATGAGTGTTCACAAAGAAAATGATCCAAAACAATGTCCAAAATGCAATCGAATCCTTTCATCGGAAGGAGGTCTTAGAATTCATATGTCGAAGAAACATGGCGGATGGGAATATCATCCAGGAATTGATTTGAATCGTTTGCCTTAAAATATACATAAGAATTATGTATTATATTGATGAAtaattaagattttattttattgaagttTACGATCTTTATATTTAAAAGTTATATGATTTGATTAGTTGATtacatatttttagattttattatgtCAAGGTGCatcaaagtgtgtgtatatatatatatatatatatatatatatatatatatatatatatatcaatatttataacaaatagtataataatatattttaacacatatttccttttaacatcaaaatatattGATATTGAAAAAAACATGTTCTACGAAAATAGCTATATCGCCCAAAAAGtagaaaatttgattattttagaatacaaaaaatactaatattaatattactataaaattttgataataatattaaaattaattattaataaatttctttttattgcttTTATGTCTTCAATTTTCACCCATATCAGATAGGGAATTAAACTTAGATTTTGATTAGGGTTTTGGGATTTCTATAggtgaaattataaaatattttcattgatAATGATGGTAATAAGATGAAATTTAATGTTGATTAGGATATTATATAAAGACTAATTTATGAAGATTTATAATATATAGATATATGTGTCTTTGTAAATAAAAATTGTAACAAATTACTAATAATACTACTAAAATGTTGGagccatatttttattttgattcaaaatcccttattttaaaataaaatatattattagaaatacattaattttctaaattattaaaagtaaaaacggattaagatatgaaaatattatattttattggttACATTACTATTTTGATATTGGATTCATTAAATTTGTcctcttattttaaattcaaattattctAGTCTCCTCTCTCGTTTTTTGCATTGAAAATCAATGAGATGTtcattttttaacttatatttttatttataaagttcTACGATAATTTTATGTACTATTATTTGTCATGTTTCATAAGTAATTTGTCATTTAAAGAtaaaaacattgttaattttaaatgcaaaatTATGAGATTATCAAaactatataaatttaaaatagggtAAACAATTTCCTAAATCAGGTAAAATAGGAATCAAAACTGTaagaaagtttattttatttgattggttctttattgatTTCATTTGACTTATATTGtgatatttgaatatttgattagatttgatatttttattaaagaGAATTGAATTAATTGAGTTCTTAATTCTTTAAACCTATCTTACTATTATAAATAGGAACCTTTATTCATGAAAAAGGGACAAACAAAAATCAGTGAAGACAAAACTAGTGAAAGAAGGAAGTCAGAAGGAAGTCAAAGGGTTggtaacttttttttctttcttgttttagAATTCATAGTCTTTTctacttctttttttaaaatttttatgttACAACTTACTTTTatcatgattattattattattactattattattattattatgttatttatttgacaaTTAGTAATAAAACATAtacagaaattaaaatatttaaaaaactatTTGAAAAAATCGTGTGACAATGAGTTAGAATATTATGTGATAAGTTGCTCACTTATTATTAAGATAGCTTGTAATATGTctttctaaaatttaaatatcACTATGCTAGTAATaggtattttaaaaattatataagcaaaagagaatataatttaaaaaaaattcaaaataaaaatatttatatgatcCCTCATAGAAATTATTTTCAAGTAGATTATctattttctttgacttttttgAATTATAAAGTATCgagaaatatttataattaaatacaatttagaaaatcttattttaagagttttatttttttgaaaaattatgtagTAATTTTTCATGTTACAATTTAACCACAAATATCTATGTTatagaattttcaaatttttctaagattaaaataacaatttttttaataaaatctaacaaatatataattaaaatattgaacctTATTAATCCAGCATGCATTCAAAAGATAGTAATTATCCTCATGTTACAAAGGTAATAGTTATTTTTAACCACTTTGGAGTTAAttattgatcaaacaaatacaagttaaaataaatcatttataatattataattaaaattttaattgtatatattcgtGATTTTTCTCCCAAACTAATTTAatatatacaattttattatttctttattgaTTCAGTTGAACAATGAATGGAGAATACAGATGTAATGCACAAGGATGTAACCAATCCTTTAATTCTCTTCAAGCATTGCATGGGCATATGAGTGTTCACAAAGAAAATGATCCAAAACAATGTCCAAAATGCAATCGAATCCTTTCATCGGAAGGAGGTCTTAGAATTCATATGTCGAAGAAACATGGCGGATGGGAATATCATCCAGGAATTGATTTGAATCGTTTGCCTTAAAATATACATAAGAATTATGTATTATATTGATGAAtaattaagattttattttattgaagttTACGATCTTTATATTTAAAAGTTATATGATTTGATTAGTTGATtacatatttttagattttattatgtCAAGGTGCatcaaagtgtgtgtatatatatatatatatatatatatatatatatatatatatatatatatcaatatttataacaaatagtataataatatattttaacacatatttccttttaacatcaaaatatattGATATTGAAAAAAACATGTTCTACGAAAATAGCTATATCGCCCAAAAAGtagaaa is part of the Vicia villosa cultivar HV-30 ecotype Madison, WI linkage group LG2, Vvil1.0, whole genome shotgun sequence genome and encodes:
- the LOC131650069 gene encoding uncharacterized protein LOC131650069, with translation MQQMQQQNQMMMQMMQGMQGQQPPAPVPVPQAPAGPDFRAFFRMDPPEFAGGLDPVIAHDWLASMERIFQAIQCNEEEKVIFATQKMKGPALRWWNTASTYFTTQEIPKDWHHFKAAFLEKYFPNSVRTQREREFQNFKQGCLCS